In Apodemus sylvaticus chromosome 7, mApoSyl1.1, whole genome shotgun sequence, the sequence aagaaaatcatGATGTGAGAATCAGGAAGCACCAGGGATGGGGGCCAGCAGTGAGCGTCTCTATAGCCTGTTGAACTTTTGAAATATCAACAGTTAATTCTAAGTGCATGCGGGTGTTATTTTTGCATAGTGCTGACAACAGACTGCCAGGGATATGAGGTTACAGGAACACAGAGAAGCAGTACAGCCTCACCTAAAATCCAACAGTGCAATTAAGTGTAAGACTTATATTTGATTGCAGAAAGACTTTTTCTTGCAACACTTCATTATTACTGTCTGATTTCCATTCTTAATAGTCCCATTGAAGCAAATGTTAGCACATCTCTGGTTCCCAAACAGAATTTTGCCATCTGTAGAGGACAAAAGTAAAGAGACAAAATGTAAATATTGGTGGAAAGAGTTGGTGAGTCAGTAAGGAGTCAGATGGAATGCACATTAGAAATACAAGCCTAACTGAGTAGGCCTTTCTGGGACACTATTCCTTAAACCCTCACCTAACCCACAGGTAGGACTCCATTACCAAAAGTGCTGAATAGAATTTTAGAGTACTGTTCCTACCATATCAGACTATATATTCACCCAGAACTTCCCTGAGGATCACCCAAACACCCTTTAAAACAATTTTGTGTtcataatttatttgtttatctgacTAACAGTCAGTGGCAGACATTACCAGAAGCAAAAGGGCCTTTCCCTCCTACTCTTACAGGCAAAGACATCTTCCTTCCATTTCTGCATTTGTCATCAGCATTCTGGAGATGGGTTCATCACTGTAGGGCAAGAAAGATAATTCTCAGAGGTCCCAGACTTTACATACCTTTAAAGGTTGTGAGCAAGGCACACTTCTCACCAGGTTTAGCCTGACAGCAGCCTTCTCCACGCTCACAAATCCCCTGAGAAGTAAACCTATCACATGTGACACATGTCAAAGCTGAAAAGACAAAAGCCAGTGTGAGGGACTTATTCAGAGTACAAATACAAATGCCAATGGGAGCTGAGCCTGATGATATGATAAAGAAACAATTGCCAGGAAAGCAGTTGGCTGTATGCTGAGCTAACATTTCCATGAAGGTTCATGATCAAATGATTCTAAATCGGGAAGATTGGAGAAGAGATAGAAGGTCCTCCAACCTCATACCATGAGAATGGACCAAGTTTTCTGAATAAGAACTCAAAGCTCTGATGTCAGGTGCCTAATACACCACACAACATAATTTTTCTGAGGCAtgtaaaagagagaaaaggcagaAAGGGACCAGAGCCTGACAGTATCAGACAGGATTGTATTCATTGGCACTCAAAGCAAAGGGAAGTGTCTGTCCTACAGGAAATTCTCAAATGAatcctgtttttaatatttagcaTTCTATCATACCAGATTAGAGAAACCAAATTTTTCATGATCTTTAGCTTGGCAATGACCTTTGTTTTCCACTTCCTATCCAAGTTTATAACAATATGCATGTAAACTGAAGATGCTTAAGTATTCCAGGGAATGGATATGAAAGaaagtggagaggaggaggaatagaatAGCGTGGCAATCTTTACTACAGGGAAGTATCCTTGAGTATGCACAGCAGAAGCAAGGGGAGGAGTAGATACGGACATGGATCTGAAGCAGGGTCAGTTCTAATGTTATCCTATTTCCTGCTCCTCAATGTCTCCTAATGTGTAGCATTAGTCTATCTGACCACCAGTAGGAACCACTGACATCTGCTAGAATCTTACCTTGCAGGGAGATCACCAGCAAAAACAGGCCCAGCAGGAGCAGAAAGATGTGCTTTGTCATAGCAATGAGATTCATCTGCAGACCAGAAagcagcagaggagaggagagagtgctTAGGACCCATATCAGCAAGGCAGGTTTATATTGTAAACTAGGTTAGGAGGGGCAGCCAGTGGGATACCAGGAAATGGATTGCGTATATAGCCAGGGGGTTCCTAGATACCACAGATTTTTTACTAACCTTATGGTGCTATAACACATCATCCAGAAAGTGTTCATTAAGGGAAAACTTAAATTCAGGGACAACTGTGTCAGAGTTATTCTTCCCCCTGGTGCTCACATGTCTTTTCCGGAAACTGCAGTGCTATTAGATGGCCAGAAGGAAAATTGCCTTCCTGTACTTGTGGGAAAGTATGTTCAGGGAAAACTTGAGCACTGGTGACCTTTGAAATTCTGGATAAGGCTTAGTACTCCCAGTATCCTCATAATCCTCAtacttctgttttctcctttaagAATACCAAACTGaaagaagtttttcttttcttttcttttcttctttcttttcttttcttttttcttttcttttttcttttcttctctctctctctctctttctttcttctttctttctttctttctttctttctttctttctttctttctttctttccttccttcctttctttcttactttttcttttttctttctttcttttttcaaatttgttattttatttatttacattttaaatgttatcccctttcccattttaCCCTCCACAAACACCCATCCCCTCCCacatcccctgcctctatgaggatggaCTTCTAtctacccattcctgcctcagtgccctagcatttaCTTATACTGGGTCATGATGCCTTCCCAGGAACAAGGGGCATCCCTCCATTGATGATagataaagcaatcctctgccatatatccagctggagccttgagtctctccatgtgtactcttaggttggtagtttagtccctgggagatttcagaggtctggttggtttatattgttgttctttgtatggggtggcaaacccctttagctccttcagttcttacCCTTATTTCTTAATTGGCTCAGTCAAGTGTTTGGCTGTGTCTATCAGCTTCTGTATATGTTGGGTTCTGACAGAGCCCCTCAGGGgacaggtatatcaggctccagtcaaaAAGtgattcttggcatcagcaatagtgtgtgggtttgggcttttttttaacaacaataactaaaacaacatcaaaagcccccccaaaacaaaaaaaaaacagagaatctGTCTATCTCTCTTTGTTTGATCACTGCTCTTTTCTTCTAGGAACTCAAACTTTTAGTTTTGGCTGCACTTGCCACAACCGTCAAACAGGGACTCATGACTGTGAGACTCAATCCCAAGATCTGGTGGTCAAAACACTGGAAAGGTGCTGCATACTGTATCCTGATTTCTATGCAGAAGGAAACTTCTTGTCTTAAACTGAAACATTAAAATATGATAATTCTGTGTTCATGAAAATGCTATATATGCCTACATTTATCTTTTGTAGTTCAATAAAATAGTAGTAAAAACAAATAGCAGATTTAGGTTTATCTTCCATACAGGCCAAAGTCATTCTCCTACTATAGGATATGAAGACAGGAAAATTAAAGATCTTTGGGGGAAAATCTCAGAGAGTAAAACAACCCTTCATTAAGGGTATTATTTTCCTGTTCTGCTGATGAGTCAACAAGCTTCCAGCTCCATGGATAAAGTCTTAAGAGATAATAGATTTCCTTAACACATATCAGATACCCTAGTTAGACATTATTGCCAACTTGGCATGTCCTAGAAAAGGAAATCTCAATTGAAATATTACCTGAATCATATTGGCCCATGGTCATGACTGTGAGAAGTTGTTGGGCAACTGATGTAGGAGGGCACAGGCCAATATGGACAGTACCAACCTTAGGCAGGAAGAATCTAGCTGAGGGAAATGAGTGAGCCAACCACGAAGCAATGTTCCTCTATGATTTCTGCTTCTGTTCTTGAATCCTTGCTCTTAATTCCTTCAAGTACAGACCATGGTCTAGAAATGTAAGCTGAACTAAGTTTTTACCTTAATCAAGTTGTATTTGGCCATGGTGcttgtcacagcaacaaaggAAAATTGGAAAACATATGAAAGGTGATAAATTAACTTCTTTACTTTACTATGCAAATTATATATAATcttgtgtttcatttttctctcattcttccaTTTGTAAAATATACCTTACATCTTTGGTTTATATGATAATTTTCTAAGCATTTCACATTGTAGTAAACTATAGTCTGAACCATGTTAAAGATATGAGGTTCTTAGTCAGTTTAGGAATTAATATCCCTAATTAATTCATTGTAAATACAGTTAATACAGACACTCCCTAAAGGAGACTatttacacatgtgtgcattgtAGGAACACAAGCCTTCTTTTTTAAGATGTGCAACCAAGAAAAATCAGGTCATGCTACCCACCTCATGCTGCTTTAGTTCCTATAACCTATGGCTGTACCAGGAATCTCAAAACAGATGTGATTACTTATCTCCATTCCCCTGGTGGTGGCAAACAATTTGCATGGCCAACTAGAAATTAGATTTTAGCTATGCCCAGGATTCTTGCTCTgtggaaatcattttaaaagtacaatttCTAACATTTAATCTATTTctctgaataaacacacacacacacacacacacacacacacacacagacacatacacacaagcacacacacagacatacaaccCTATACACAGCATTGTTTTCCTTATTTGGTATTGATGTTGAAgataatatgtttttaaaaacaattgcttatatatttattgtttattgaatatataaaagaaaaatgaaggcatGTATGCAAAGACTAGAAAGGAGGATTTTGATATATACTACATAAGGCTCTTAATTCCTGTATTATAGGTATTGATAGCAAATTTTGCTAAGTTAAGTATGtatatatcaaaaaacaaaaagaaccaaataaacccaagaggagtagaatgaagaaaataatcaaattcaagggtcaaatcaaacaagtagaaacaacaacaaaaaaactatacaaaaaatcaaaaaagccaggagatggttctttgagacaaACAACACTAtcgataaatccttagccagactaatcatagggcacagggacagtatccaaGTTAACGAAATCAAAATCTccctgaaaagggagatataacaacagaagctgaggaaattaaaaaaaaaaacatcagattctactacaaaagcctacaatcaccagaactggaaaatctggaagtaatggacaattttctagccagataccaagtaccaaagttaaatcagaatcagataaaccatctaaacagtcccataatgcttcAAGTAATAGCAGCtgtcattaaaagtctcacaactaaaaaaaaatccaggaccaAGTgaagaattcaatcagaccttcaaggaagaacaagtaataccaatactcttcaaactattgcacaaagtagaaacagaaggaacagtacccaattgGCTCTATGAAACCACATttatacttatacctaaaccagaCAAAGACCctgcaaagaaagataacttcagaccaatttcccttatgaattttgatgtaaaaatattcaacaaaatgctAATGAACCacatctaagaacacatcaaaaggatcattcatcatgatcaagtaggcttcatcccaggaatgcagggatgggtcaatatatggaaatctgtcagcataattcactatataaataaactcaaagaataaaaccacatggtcatctcattagatactgagaaatcatttgacaaaattcaatactctttcatggtaaaagtcttggatgggtcaggaattcaaggtccatacctacacatagtaaGGCAATGTACAGctaaccagtagccaacataaaactaaatggagtgaaacttgaagcaatctcactaaaatcagggactagacaaggctgcccactctctccttatctattcaatacagtactgtAAGTCCCagccaaagcaattagacaacaaaaggagatcaaagggatatgaactgtaaaggaagaagtcaaaatatcactatttgcagatgatattatagaatacttaagtgaccccaacaactcaaccagagaactcccaaaCCTGATATagaactttagcaaagtggctagacataaaattaactcaaacaacaAATTAACTCCATAGCTTTcttatacttaaaggataaatgggttgagaaataaattagacaaatgacacccttcacaatactcaaaacaaaataaaatatcaagcaagtgaaagatctgtgagataagaacttcaagtctctgagtaAAGAAATCAAAGGATCACTCAGAAGATAGaacgatctcccatgctcatggattggcatgattagTATAGTAACAATGGTCATCTTGCAGAAAGTGATTTATAGATTCAATCCAATccaatcaaaatttcaactcaattattcatagagctagaaagagtactTAACAAATtcctttggaataacaaaaagcccaggatctcgaaaactattctcaacaaagaaagaacttctgggggaatcaccattcttgacttcaagctgtataacagagcaatattgttaaaaaatgcatggtattggtacagagataagCAGGTAGAACAATTGGGTAGAAttgaacccagaaatgaacctgggCACTTATAGTCAcctgatctttgaaaaaggagctaaaaccatccagtggaaaggaCAGAATGTctaaaaaatggtgctggatcaagtGGTGTTTAGCATgtcaaaaatgcaaattgatccattcttatctccttgttcaaagttcaagtggatcaaggatctccacagaAAAGTagatacactgaaaataaaagaagGGAAGGTGGAAAAAGGCCTcaggcacatggacacaggggaaaatttctggaacagaacaccaatggcttatgttctaagatcaacaatagacaaatagtacctcatgaaattgcaaaacttctgtaaggcaaaggacactgtcaattggacaaaattccaaccaacagattgggaatatatctttatcaatcctacctCAGATTGAGGGccaatatctaatatattcaaagaactcaagaatttagactccagagaactaaataactctatttaaaatggggtacagagctaaaaaaaagaattctcaattgaggaatacccaatggcttagaagcaccaagagaaatgttcaacatctttagtcaccaggaaaatgcaaatcagaacaactctGATATTCCAACTCTCACATGTAGGAATGGCTAAGcacaaaatctcaggtgacacagattctggtgaggatgtggagagagagggacacTTCTCCcttgttggtggggttgcaagctggtacaatcactgtggaaatcagtctggtggttcctcagtaaattggacatagtacatCCTGAGAAActaactataccactcctgggtttatagctgaaaatgtcttcaacaaaatcatgaaagaaaacttcttgaacctaaagaaaaagatggccacaaaggtacaagaagcctattgaacaccaaataaatggacCAGAAAAGTATACCTTCttatcacataataaccaaaacaccaaacacacaaaacaaagaaagaacattaaaagctgcaagctaaaagggccaagtaacatacaaaggcctttcagaattacaccagacttctcaacagagagtattaaagccagaagagcctgatcACAGGTCATCCAGAttctaaaagaacacaagtgCCAGAATAGACTTCTATACCCAGGAAAATTCTCAAtaaacatagatggagaaaccaaaacgttctagggcaaaaccaaattcaaacaatagcTATCTAACAAATCcaccctacagaggatcctagaaggaaaactccaacacaaggaaggtacctggCCCAAAGAAAGTACAAGACATTAAGCATCTCACACCAAAGCAAAAAGGTGAGAACAAagagcacataaagccacctacaaaaccCAACCATATCAAGAACCAACTgccatctgtctttaatatctctcaatataaatggactcaactcacctataaaaagacctaagctaacagactggatatgcaaagaAAATCCACCACTTTCTGCACATAAGAAACAAACCTTAAAAACAAAGGCAGATGCCATCTCGGattaaaaggaagtaaaaatgtcttccaagaaaattgtctcaggaaaccaGCAGGAGTTGCCAtattaatatccaataaaatagacttttaaccaaaagttgtcaagCATGATGAAAAAGACACTAGCTCTTGTTTGGACATCTCTCATGTGCATTATCCTTCTTTCTACCTCTCTCttcatcctctttctccttctcttttcaggtTCTCCAACCATACATCCACTGACAGCTATATCTTCTATATTTTCATGTTGACTCTCTTAGCAATTTTAGGTTGTCTTAAATATTGTCCAAACTAACATTCCCATCTTGCTACCTCCAGTAAGATATACTGTGTATCACATtgctctgtgaattcaaggtctaATTGTGACACCCTCCCTTCACGGAAATATGTTATCTTTTTCTGAACAGAGATTATTTCTTGAGTAAATTCATATCagatctttttcttgttttcttaagTACTAGGCCTTATTAATTTCCTAAGCATTTGTCTATAAAACTCTTGTCCAATGGTTTTTACAAATTTGTTTCTGGTAAATATTTTTACCAGTGAATTTTGTCTTATTGTTCCCAGTACAACAACAGACACCATATGGACCTAATGGCAGACCTTACCCCATCCTGTTACCCAAAGATACCCAGAACACACtccctcctctgaaaaagcaatGGCTAACATGTTGCCTCAGAGACTAAACTTTCTATCTTCTCTTCCATGAAAATACACCCACTGagtatttgtaatatttttttgtTCCTAGATCCCCATACAATGTTCCATTACCTTTCCACTTATGAAGTATGTGTTATAAAAGTAAGTAACCTAAACGATATATTCCAAAAGCTCTTGTAACAGTCTTTCAGGCCTCGAATTGAATCCCTCAATTCTATGGGGCATTAACCCCAGTTATAAACCAGTAATGTTCTCTGGATGTGTTCCCTTGTACAAAGTTGTGGTCAGAGAGGGTCACAGATCCCACTGAGATGGTCAAAACACTGGTGCGACTGAATCCTGTTAACCTGATTTCCTACTAAGATATCTAGAATCAGTTTCCTAGATTCCACACAGCTGCTGCTCACGTCATGCATGCagctgtctctctgactctcatgAGTGACTCTGCATATGGACTACAGACTGACAGACTTATGCTTTTCCCTACAGGCATCAGACACAACCTGACTAGAATAGATACTCTCtactactgtcttagtcagggtttctattcctgcacaaaatcatgaccaagaagcaagttggggaggaaagggtttattcagcttacatttctgcGCAGCTGTTCATcaaaaaagaaagtcaggactggaactcaagcaggttaggaagcaggagctgatgcagaggccatggagagatgttccttactggcttgcttcccctggcttgctcagcctgctctcttatagaacccaagaataccagcccagggatggtaccacccacaaggggccctcccccttgaccactaattgagaaaatgcctcacagttggatctcatggaggcacttccccaactgaaactcctttttctgtgataactccagtctgtgtcaagttgacacacaaaaccagccagtacaagctatcactggtttgtttggttgggCATGATGGACAAGCttggagcagaagcaggaggatcactgcaaaTTTGAGGCAAaactggactacatagtgaattccggAAATGCGGATAACCAAcaaaactccatctcaaaaaaacaaccaatGGTGGCTGGTGtgggtggtgcacatctttaatcctggcagtgggcaggcagatcagtgagttgaggccagtctgatctatatggtgagttccaggccagacagaacTACGTaggggaccctgtctcaaacaagcaagcaaacaaacaaacaataaccaaACCCACCACTGAAACCACCACcataaaaaaaccccaaaaaacccttCCCCATTGCCACCTAAGCTTActcaaaaagccaaaccaaaccaacccaaaacCCATTAAGATGGATATTAAggattatttcttaaaaattccCTGACCTTAAggctaaaagtatttttttaaatctctttattGCTTAACATTTCCCCTCCTTGGTGGCAGTATTAGGGATCAAACATGAGTTTTCATCCATGCCAGGTAAGACCTTTACCTTGAAGTTCTAGCTGCAACCTCCTATTTATATATCTTGTGGTTATATTTTCAGTGTTTTGCCTGGTTTTTATGTCTGTCAGACTCTAAGCTCTTGCTGGTCATTTCATCTGATTTTTATTACTACTTTAGTCCTCTAGTGCATAGTTCACCAACCCATGCACTACTGATATTTTGGGCAGTATAATTCCTCTCTAGGGGCCGTCCTGGCATTGGATGGCAGCCCAACCCTCCATGTGAAAGTGAAAAATGCTTCTGGACATCGGCAAGTAGCTGCTGGgtcatcaagtttctctccattcagaaGTGCTGCATCAGAGAGCCTTGCATTAAGTTAGTGTTCACACCTATTTATGACATAATTTTTGAGGCAGATTTTAATTGAATCCCACAAAAAGACAATGTGGGAGTCTCGTTGtttcgggggggggggctggtgggT encodes:
- the LOC127690225 gene encoding prostate and testis expressed protein 14-like, encoding MTKHIFLLLLGLFLLVISLQALTCVTCDRFTSQGICERGEGCCQAKPGEKCALLTTFKDGKILFGNQRCANICFNGTIKNGNQTVIMKCCKKKSFCNQI